The Cystobacter fuscus DSM 2262 genome includes a region encoding these proteins:
- a CDS encoding Coq4 family protein: MNDTNTLSLPDNASLLTRLSVARQCLNVLRHDPANPTCGQLLNICLDLNVYASLVQQLQRSEEGRHLLSERPSLQGKELDLAALERLPEGTLGHEFARYFRDNKISPFETTLELKNDVDFIGKRYRETHDLLHVLTGYATDVMGEMELQAYALGNLGIRTAAFILMFSSLEHLKAPRSGVGRSEYLRRIQAAYRRGRASPQFLGFPFEQHWETPVATLSARLCAPRQQMN; this comes from the coding sequence ATGAACGACACCAACACCCTGTCCCTGCCCGACAACGCCTCCCTGCTCACCCGCCTGAGCGTGGCGCGCCAGTGCTTGAATGTGCTCAGGCACGATCCAGCGAACCCCACCTGCGGCCAGCTGCTCAACATCTGCCTGGACCTCAACGTCTACGCTTCACTCGTCCAGCAACTCCAGCGCAGCGAGGAGGGACGCCACCTGCTGTCCGAGCGCCCTTCCCTTCAGGGCAAGGAACTGGACCTGGCCGCGCTGGAGCGCCTGCCCGAGGGCACGCTCGGCCATGAGTTCGCGCGCTACTTCCGCGACAACAAGATCTCCCCCTTCGAGACGACGCTCGAGCTCAAGAACGACGTCGACTTCATTGGCAAGCGCTACCGCGAGACGCATGACCTGTTGCACGTGCTGACGGGCTACGCCACGGACGTGATGGGCGAGATGGAGTTGCAGGCGTACGCCCTGGGCAACCTGGGCATCCGCACCGCGGCGTTCATCCTGATGTTCAGCTCGCTCGAACACCTCAAGGCTCCGCGGTCCGGTGTCGGGCGGTCCGAGTACCTGCGGCGGATCCAGGCCGCGTACCGCCGGGGCCGCGCGTCCCCGCAGTTCCTCGGCTTCCCGTTCGAGCAGCACTGGGAGACGCCCGTGGCCACGCTCAGCGCGCGGCTGTGCGCCCCCAGGCAACAGATGAACTGA
- a CDS encoding bile acid:sodium symporter family protein, translating into MSLLSRLRPDSFTLALAGSVVLATLLPLRGASVPLFDAVTNAAIALLFFLHGARLSREAVLEGATNWRLHLVVLASTFVLFPLLGLALRWGLRGWLAPELGLGVLFLCLLPSTVQSSIAFTALARGNVAAAVCSASASNLLGVVLTPVLVGLLLNQRGGGISGQAVGAIFAQLFVPFVTGHLLRPWIGAWVGRHRAVLALVDRGSILLVVYTAFSEAVVNGLWSQLDARDLGVLGLVSAALLAAVLGLTTWLSRGLGFSREDEIAIVFCGSKKSLASGVPMAGVLFPPATVGALVLPLMLFHQLQLMVCAVLARHYARTWPREPPEATRS; encoded by the coding sequence ATGTCCCTCCTGTCCCGACTCCGACCTGATTCCTTCACCCTGGCGCTGGCCGGGAGCGTGGTGCTGGCGACCCTGCTGCCCCTGCGGGGTGCCTCCGTTCCCCTGTTCGACGCGGTGACGAACGCGGCCATCGCGCTGCTGTTCTTCCTGCATGGCGCCCGCCTGTCGCGCGAGGCCGTGCTCGAGGGGGCGACGAACTGGAGGCTGCACCTGGTGGTGCTGGCCTCCACCTTCGTGCTCTTTCCCCTGCTCGGGCTGGCGCTGCGCTGGGGGCTGCGCGGCTGGCTCGCGCCCGAGCTCGGGCTGGGGGTGCTGTTCCTGTGCCTCCTGCCCTCGACGGTCCAGTCCTCCATCGCGTTCACCGCCCTGGCGCGCGGCAACGTGGCGGCGGCGGTGTGCAGCGCCTCCGCCTCCAACCTGCTGGGCGTCGTCCTCACCCCCGTGCTGGTGGGCCTGCTCTTGAATCAGCGTGGAGGCGGCATCTCCGGGCAGGCGGTGGGGGCCATCTTCGCCCAGCTCTTCGTGCCCTTCGTGACGGGACACCTGCTGCGCCCCTGGATTGGCGCCTGGGTCGGACGCCACCGCGCGGTGCTGGCGCTCGTCGACCGGGGCTCCATCCTGCTCGTGGTCTACACCGCGTTCAGCGAGGCGGTGGTCAACGGGCTCTGGTCCCAGTTGGACGCGAGGGACCTCGGGGTGCTGGGGCTGGTGAGCGCGGCGCTGCTCGCGGCGGTGCTGGGGCTCACCACGTGGTTGAGCCGGGGGCTGGGCTTCTCGCGGGAGGATGAGATCGCCATCGTCTTCTGTGGCTCGAAGAAGAGCCTGGCCAGTGGCGTGCCCATGGCGGGTGTGCTCTTCCCCCCGGCCACGGTGGGCGCCCTGGTGCTGCCGCTGATGCTCTTCCACCAGCTCCAGCTCATGGTGTGCGCGGTGCTCGCGCGCCACTATGCCCGGACGTGGCCTCGGGAGCCGCCCGAGGCCACCCGCTCCTGA
- a CDS encoding alpha/beta fold hydrolase: MPSAFEPLIVDAHGLALHARQRNASGSPAVLFLHGWLDHSNSFDMLTEHLPDTWRLVLFDLRGMGRSAWLPRPASYQYGDYLVDVEAVLRAAGLESAHVVGHSLGGIIATAYAAARPERVSSLTLIESLGPQAGPPDRAVSRLRGFLEDLERPPHRKVYPHVAAAAARLRENNPDLSGPAAIHLARHGTEPVEGGVSFTFDPTHRRRFAQAFDEAQWLALSAAVSCPVQLLLGAQGLRFDEERTRTRLDALRLARPPQVIPGGHHVHMDTPDTVARALVDFLTP, translated from the coding sequence TTGCCTTCCGCCTTCGAGCCGTTGATCGTCGATGCCCACGGGCTCGCCCTTCACGCGCGCCAGCGCAACGCCTCGGGTTCACCCGCCGTCCTCTTCCTGCACGGCTGGTTGGACCACTCGAACAGCTTCGACATGCTCACCGAGCACCTGCCGGACACCTGGCGGCTGGTGCTGTTCGACCTGCGCGGAATGGGCCGCAGCGCGTGGCTGCCGCGCCCCGCCAGCTACCAATACGGCGACTACCTCGTGGACGTGGAGGCCGTGCTGCGCGCCGCCGGGTTGGAGTCGGCGCACGTCGTCGGCCACTCGCTCGGGGGCATCATCGCCACGGCGTACGCCGCCGCGCGCCCCGAGCGCGTGAGCAGCCTCACCCTCATCGAGAGCCTCGGCCCCCAGGCGGGTCCGCCCGACAGGGCCGTGTCGCGCCTGCGCGGCTTCCTGGAGGACCTGGAGCGCCCACCCCACCGCAAGGTCTACCCCCACGTGGCGGCGGCCGCCGCGCGGCTGCGCGAGAACAACCCGGACCTGTCCGGCCCCGCCGCCATCCACCTGGCGCGCCATGGCACCGAGCCCGTGGAAGGCGGCGTCTCCTTCACGTTCGACCCCACCCACCGCCGCCGCTTCGCCCAGGCCTTCGACGAGGCCCAGTGGCTCGCCCTGAGCGCCGCCGTCTCCTGCCCGGTGCAGCTGCTGCTCGGCGCCCAGGGCCTGCGCTTCGACGAGGAGCGCACCCGAACGCGCCTCGACGCCCTGCGCCTCGCCCGGCCTCCCCAGGTGATCCCCGGTGGCCACCACGTCCACATGGACACACCCGACACCGTGGCCCGTGCGCTGGTGGATTTCCTCACGCCCTGA
- a CDS encoding choice-of-anchor D domain-containing protein, giving the protein MMKERGGRRLIKLSLLAGLLAACHETGETRAVQATAAVDTNALDFGEVPVGEWREKVVRLRNVGYVPFRALEALELGDNPSYEVSFDGDSRLMPGEEKLVKVRFHPLAEGGSESSLQVRTDASSGKEHTVRVLGQGGPLTVRMEPEVLDFETLEVDSERVLRLTITNPVDLPLSVEVKGEAAAAFSAENITVPPLATYQLETKYFPRDLGQMKAQVEVRPCATCTPTVAGLTGRSVASAFEFDPAPVPFDSIPVHETTRSFTRARNITWRPVTIQALNTSDPAFTPLNAMTSTEVKPGEVVQLPMQFAARFSGPNTGKLTVGYQSDKPRTTEVALDARGGRPTLAVAPLALDFGELPAGGKVGKTIRITNAGTTGNLYFRGVKATGNVEHFSVDVIQRGKAPQPWKPGSAWPALETDNLPIAPGTDALDLTVYYEPKASGAWQATLVLVSDDLFNPERTILLTGSARETGACVFTLKPQPEMDFGNLEPGRGAVLGFRFDNAGRAECAVKDIHISNDAGGAFTMPGGKIVGGVVPFDTAFSAMVSFRPPAAGDYVGELKLTVNDPANPTVTLPLRGTSRGSCLVAAPAFVDFGPIRYDCATTPRRTLVSNQCATPVAVTETRIGAGTSDQYQLVSPISLPRTLAPGEGFELEFSYARNVLGQHYSPFFVKEQAEPSPLMIPLLAETNHEGLQLDRFIQGTDSQLDVLFVVSNTTTMQDFQARLKAAMPGWLERARQAGVDVRIGVTSTGLSTRSPACANATAGGDAGRLVPADGSRPRTLSSSSATAAQGVQANIDSLGLCHNLVQGLETMRQGLSSPLATSADDPRTPLPNDGNLGFLRATARLAVVVVSDEDDHSGFEPESYVQFLQSLKGTGMAHRSQMYALVPTDARCTTAGAPGTRFSTVAQRTGGAVDSICQSDYGPFLDNLLKRAGGPQADFPLTATPNGLAEMSVRVGGTTVGVDKWTYDTQHNTVVFKNGAVPVTGQTIEVRYRSVCAAP; this is encoded by the coding sequence ATGATGAAAGAGCGAGGCGGTAGGCGGCTCATCAAGTTGTCGCTGTTGGCGGGGCTCCTGGCGGCGTGCCACGAAACGGGGGAGACCCGGGCGGTCCAGGCCACGGCGGCGGTGGATACGAACGCGCTCGATTTTGGCGAGGTGCCGGTAGGCGAGTGGCGCGAGAAGGTCGTGCGCCTGCGCAACGTGGGCTACGTGCCCTTCCGTGCGCTGGAGGCGCTGGAGCTCGGGGACAACCCCTCCTATGAGGTCTCCTTCGATGGGGACTCGCGGCTGATGCCGGGGGAGGAGAAGCTGGTGAAGGTGCGCTTCCACCCGCTGGCGGAAGGGGGCAGCGAGTCCTCGTTGCAGGTGCGGACAGACGCCAGCTCGGGCAAGGAGCACACGGTGCGCGTGCTGGGCCAGGGCGGGCCGCTGACGGTGCGCATGGAGCCCGAGGTGCTCGACTTCGAGACGCTCGAGGTGGACAGCGAGCGCGTGCTGCGGCTGACCATCACCAACCCGGTGGATCTGCCGCTGAGCGTGGAGGTGAAGGGCGAGGCCGCCGCGGCCTTCAGCGCGGAGAACATCACCGTGCCGCCGCTGGCCACCTACCAGCTGGAGACGAAGTACTTCCCGCGCGACCTGGGGCAGATGAAGGCGCAGGTGGAGGTGCGGCCGTGCGCCACGTGCACGCCCACCGTCGCGGGGCTCACGGGCCGCTCGGTGGCGAGCGCCTTCGAGTTCGATCCGGCGCCGGTGCCCTTCGACTCGATTCCCGTGCACGAGACCACGCGCTCCTTCACGCGGGCGCGCAACATCACGTGGCGGCCCGTCACCATCCAGGCGCTCAACACGAGCGACCCCGCCTTCACGCCGCTCAATGCCATGACGTCCACGGAGGTGAAGCCGGGCGAGGTGGTGCAACTGCCCATGCAGTTCGCGGCGCGCTTCTCCGGGCCCAACACGGGCAAGCTGACGGTGGGCTACCAGTCGGACAAGCCGCGCACGACCGAGGTGGCGCTGGACGCGCGCGGCGGCCGGCCCACGCTGGCGGTGGCCCCGCTGGCGCTGGACTTCGGCGAGCTGCCCGCGGGCGGCAAGGTGGGCAAGACGATCCGCATCACCAACGCGGGCACCACGGGCAACCTGTACTTCCGCGGGGTGAAGGCCACCGGGAACGTGGAGCACTTCTCGGTGGACGTCATCCAGCGAGGCAAGGCGCCCCAGCCCTGGAAGCCGGGCAGCGCCTGGCCCGCGCTGGAGACGGACAACCTGCCCATCGCGCCGGGCACGGACGCGTTGGACCTGACGGTGTACTACGAGCCCAAGGCGTCGGGCGCCTGGCAGGCCACGCTGGTGCTCGTGTCGGACGACCTGTTCAACCCCGAGCGCACCATCCTCCTGACGGGCAGCGCGCGGGAGACGGGCGCGTGCGTCTTCACGCTCAAGCCCCAGCCGGAGATGGACTTCGGCAACCTGGAGCCGGGGCGCGGTGCGGTGCTGGGCTTCCGCTTCGACAACGCGGGCCGGGCCGAGTGCGCGGTGAAGGACATCCACATCTCCAACGACGCGGGCGGCGCCTTCACCATGCCGGGCGGGAAGATCGTCGGTGGCGTGGTGCCCTTCGACACGGCCTTCAGCGCCATGGTGTCCTTCCGTCCGCCCGCGGCGGGCGACTACGTGGGCGAGCTCAAGCTCACGGTGAACGATCCGGCCAACCCCACGGTGACGCTGCCCCTGCGCGGCACGTCGCGCGGCAGCTGCCTGGTGGCGGCGCCGGCCTTCGTGGACTTCGGGCCCATCCGCTATGACTGCGCGACGACGCCCCGGCGCACGCTCGTCTCCAACCAGTGCGCCACCCCCGTGGCCGTGACGGAGACGCGCATCGGCGCGGGCACGAGCGACCAGTACCAACTCGTCTCGCCCATCTCCCTGCCGCGCACGCTCGCGCCCGGCGAGGGCTTCGAGCTGGAGTTCTCCTATGCGCGCAACGTGCTCGGCCAGCACTACAGCCCCTTCTTCGTGAAGGAGCAGGCCGAGCCCTCGCCGCTGATGATTCCCCTGCTGGCGGAGACCAACCACGAGGGTCTGCAGCTCGACCGCTTCATCCAGGGCACCGACAGCCAGCTCGACGTGCTCTTCGTGGTGAGCAACACCACCACCATGCAGGACTTCCAGGCGCGACTGAAGGCGGCCATGCCCGGGTGGCTGGAGCGGGCGCGGCAGGCGGGCGTGGACGTGCGCATCGGCGTCACCAGCACGGGCCTGAGCACGCGCTCGCCGGCGTGCGCCAACGCCACGGCGGGCGGCGACGCGGGCCGGCTCGTCCCGGCGGACGGCAGCCGTCCACGCACGCTCTCGAGCAGCTCGGCCACGGCGGCCCAGGGGGTGCAGGCCAACATCGACTCGCTGGGGCTGTGCCACAACCTGGTGCAGGGCCTGGAGACGATGCGCCAGGGCCTGTCCTCGCCCCTGGCCACCAGCGCGGATGATCCGCGCACCCCGCTGCCCAACGACGGCAACCTGGGCTTCCTGCGCGCCACGGCCCGGCTGGCGGTGGTGGTGGTGTCCGACGAGGACGACCACTCGGGCTTCGAGCCGGAGAGCTACGTGCAGTTCCTCCAGTCCCTCAAGGGCACGGGCATGGCGCACCGCAGCCAGATGTACGCCCTGGTACCCACCGACGCGCGCTGCACCACCGCGGGCGCTCCGGGCACGCGCTTCTCCACCGTCGCCCAGCGTACCGGCGGCGCGGTGGACTCCATCTGCCAGAGCGACTACGGCCCCTTCCTGGACAACCTGCTCAAGCGCGCCGGGGGCCCCCAGGCGGACTTCCCCCTGACGGCCACGCCCAACGGCCTGGCGGAGATGTCCGTGCGCGTGGGCGGCACGACGGTCGGTGTGGACAAGTGGACCTATGACACCCAGCACAACACCGTCGTCTTCAAGAACGGGGCGGTGCCGGTGACGGGGCAGACCATCGAGGTGCGCTACCGCAGCGTGTGCGCGGCCCCCTGA
- a CDS encoding serine/threonine protein kinase, translating to METFGRYELLRKLATGGMGQVFLARQTGPVGFQKLLVVKRLLPHLSEDPEFIHMFLDEARIAGLLNHPNIAQIYDLGDVDGVLYIAMEYVHGEAVSQVNVHARQRKGGLPLGLKCRIIADAAAGLGHAHQARTPSGRKLGLIHRDVSPQNVLVGFNGNVKLIDFGVAKAAGKLSQTVVGTIKGKHAYMSPEQARGEELDARSDVYGLGTVFYELLTHQRLFKRETDMATLKAVVGARVLPPSEVVPGVPKSLDAVVMKALARRREERFQSAGDFQLALEDFLVSERLASTQAHLTAFMKELYATELEEERFASEPTVIQFDPRLAREISSSSETKVGSAQAPRPKPSAASPTPARKPQTGGSTPGRPAAKVPRPGDDGSKGK from the coding sequence GTGGAAACCTTCGGCCGTTACGAACTGCTGCGCAAACTGGCGACTGGCGGAATGGGTCAGGTCTTCCTGGCCCGTCAAACGGGGCCCGTGGGCTTCCAGAAGCTGCTGGTGGTCAAGCGGCTCTTGCCGCACCTGTCCGAGGACCCCGAATTCATCCACATGTTCCTGGATGAGGCGCGCATCGCCGGGTTGCTCAACCACCCGAACATCGCGCAGATCTACGACCTGGGGGACGTGGACGGGGTGCTCTACATCGCCATGGAGTACGTCCACGGCGAGGCGGTCAGCCAGGTGAACGTGCACGCCCGGCAGCGCAAGGGCGGGCTGCCGCTGGGGCTCAAGTGCCGCATCATCGCGGACGCGGCCGCGGGCCTCGGCCACGCGCACCAGGCGCGCACCCCCTCGGGCCGCAAGCTGGGCCTCATCCACCGGGACGTGTCCCCCCAGAACGTGCTCGTGGGCTTCAACGGCAACGTGAAGCTCATCGACTTCGGGGTGGCCAAGGCGGCCGGCAAGCTGTCCCAGACGGTCGTCGGCACCATCAAGGGCAAGCACGCGTACATGTCCCCGGAGCAGGCGCGGGGCGAGGAGCTCGACGCGCGCTCGGACGTGTACGGCCTGGGCACCGTCTTCTACGAGCTGCTCACCCACCAGCGGCTGTTCAAACGGGAGACGGACATGGCCACCCTCAAGGCCGTGGTGGGCGCGCGCGTGCTGCCCCCGTCCGAAGTGGTGCCCGGCGTCCCCAAGTCCCTGGACGCGGTGGTGATGAAGGCGCTGGCGCGCCGGCGCGAGGAGCGCTTCCAGAGCGCGGGGGACTTCCAGCTCGCGCTCGAGGACTTCCTCGTCTCCGAGCGGCTCGCGAGCACCCAGGCCCACCTCACCGCCTTCATGAAGGAGCTGTACGCCACGGAGCTGGAGGAGGAGCGCTTCGCCAGCGAGCCCACCGTCATCCAGTTCGACCCCCGGCTGGCGAGGGAGATCAGCTCCTCGTCGGAGACCAAGGTGGGCTCGGCTCAGGCTCCGCGCCCCAAGCCCTCCGCCGCGAGCCCCACGCCCGCGCGCAAACCGCAGACCGGCGGCTCCACCCCCGGCCGGCCCGCCGCGAAGGTGCCCCGCCCGGGTGATGACGGCTCGAAGGGCAAGTGA